A region of the Cyprinus carpio isolate SPL01 chromosome A14, ASM1834038v1, whole genome shotgun sequence genome:
agttctgacttgtTTCTCTTGTCGCcgacaattgtgagaaaaaaaagttgcagcCTTTTTATCTCATTCTTCCTgaaactgataaaatgttttcCTTGAATGCAATTTGCAtaggaaaaaaacataaataaataagaaaaaaagtgtccTCTAAATCCATAAATCACCATAACTCTTTTACATtcgataaataaaaataaacattcattaaaaaaaaagaatcctaCAAAAATAGTGGGTGGCATGGCAATTCTAATTCTGTTCAAAAGCAAAGATTTCTTTCTATTTAACCTGAatgaaaaaatactgaataaggaaatttgaatcatttttatttatagaaataaagatGGAAAGCCGGAGTTTGACTTTGACACGGATGCAGAGGACATCCGTCTGCCGGAGATCAGATCAGAGGAGACACAGGCAAAATGGAGGAGAGATTATTACAAGCAACGCAGAGACAGTAACGACGTCCCTGAGATGGAGTTTTCTCtcagagtgagtgagagagagagaaagagacggcCAACAGACCGAGAAACTTCCTGATATTTATGGCCTGTGGTTGTTTTACAGTGtgaatgcaaatgtgtgtgttttaggcgGAGCTTAGAGAATGTTAATACAGTGTCATAGTGTGAACTTGCTGTAACTTTGGTGCAGAGATAATGATCAGAACTGTCCGAGTTAAAGTCTTTAAAtcatactgttttttgttttttttaccatttacttTTTCCACTGAAGTAGTAGTTACTTATTATTATAGTAGTAATTATTTTCCTCAAATGTAAACACTACCTTCACGTGTGAAATGAGATTATAGTTTGTTTTCATTAGAGAGGGCTTCACCCTGAAGTTAGCATCAGCCTGAttccctcaacaaaaacccaacagaatttttccattggcttttggatttttttataatttattttttttcagaaaataagctCTGAGACCAAGCAGGAGTTTTGATTCATtgtgataatcttcacaaaataacaCAACTTTTATGAAAAAGCTAAACATAGGCTATAAGCGAACTTCCCCACAGTAACATGACTTCACCGTCTCTGTCATTAACTCTTTTagactttacttaaaaaaaaacacacaaacaaataaaaacatctgccctgaaagtttgagttagagtAGTTTGCAAGAGTGTGACTGAACACAATGAGGCTGTAAAACCGCTGTAggcctttttcaagacaagtactTAATCACGAGTggttttactgatttatttagtCATAGAATGAAattatcttgagcttgtgttcaccacagaccttattttaggcGTTTAAccaaaaacttgtttaaaaccCCATTGAATTCAGGATGATGGAACCAGAAGAGCGGGTTTTGGcctataaaaatacatatgtttgcCGAATACTAATGTTATTGGACAAGCATTAATATGCATCTGTCTATCAGAAAGAGTCAATTTTTGCAGCTTTGTTtctataaatactattttttttttgggacctCAAAAGATCAAGGACAGTTTGATAGGCTCAAAATAACAATCACAGTATTATAGAATGAAGGGAAAAGAAGGAaatcaaatggcaaaataaacgCCAACACAAATATAATTCCTCTGTCTGTCATTCCAGGCGTATCTCAGTATCCTTTACCTGAAGCCCAGGATTCAGATCGTTTTGAGACAGAAGAAAGTTCAGACTAAGCTGATTTCCAAGAGTCTGTCCATGATTGAGAATGACGTCTATAAACCCCAGTTCATCGTATCCTTCCACATCCACTCAATCCTTGAGTTTATCATTTCAGccaatattcagatttacattatAACTTAAATACcatcatattaaatatcattatatctaattattaaatattattgtattttctgatttaattttaattacatttttttttattaattgaattcaatttttgccattgtttttaaatgtattcagatttatttatttttatatttttattttaatttaattacatttagtaatCTGTGTATTTGCctcgttttttttaaatatgtatttattaatattgtattaatttttatttttacatttttccgctcattaatttatttcagttttatttattcaagtaCATTCAggctaaactaaatgaaaatgtgaaatgctgAATTTGgcaactaatttaaatatatatatatatatatatatatatatatatatatatatatatatatatatatatatatatatatatatatatatatatatatatatataaatatatatatgattatatttgtatatatttattatatttatatatatttgatttatttcaagtaacatttttttagtgaactataatCCTGCCTGCACTACCTGTTTCTGTGATTGACATCCACAGTAGGTTTTGAAATTAACTGATGgacttgttttcatttgtttgtgattaTTACTATGTCCTCACCCCTTAGTCAAACTCATTTGGACTCAAGAGTGTTTTCTTTAAATGCTGCTGCTCAGAATGAGAGAGTGAAGATCACTTTTGGATTCAACCGGAAAAATAAGGAGCACTATGGAATTATGATGTACCATAAAAACAGACTGATAAAGGCCCATCAGAAAGTTGGCTGCCAAATCAAGGTACTAGATCCATTCATGTGGAGAAATGAGGTATAATCAGGGCCACACATAATCTGCACATGCATttcatgttgttattattagctATGCCACAGAAATCTCCTCAAAATCAGCACAGAAATGCTGAAAACTTTAATAGATTCTGTCTGGGCCTGGTTATAACTTACTCCAGATGACttcaaaaataactgcattttcaTTGTGACTCAATTTGACTCatcacttcctgtctctctccttcagttgtcaggtcaaaggtcaggggTCGGGGTCATCGGAGTAATTGAGTGTAACTTCCTCAAGCCTGCTCATAACAAGCAGGATTTTGAGTACACCAAAGAGTacaggtgaattttcagcaactcACAACAAACTTTACCCTGCAGCGCTACAGCAGCGCAGTCTGCCTCTGATAGCATCTCATTTGAATGCAGGACTGACGCTAAATTCAAAACTTCTGTCATTTTGTTGTACAGCTGATCGCAAATAATGGGTTTAAGTAGAGTTAACAATATAAGTCAAAgaaatgtcattttgttttaattattttttattttataatcatttttataatttttttataaaaaaaaaattgtgatcaactaaaatattaatagtaaatatttaaaataaataaataaaattcaatatataaaaaataattatttataaaattattgttagatatgcttacagtatatacacacagtgtcctccactaatattggcactcttggtaaatatgagcaaaggcagctgtgaaaataaatctgcatcgtttatccttttaatttttaattaaaaaaaaaataataataattctaacctttcattgaagtaaaacaatggaaagtggaaaaaatctcattatgaaatgtttctctctagttcacgttggacacaattattggcacccaattattgcaacgtccttttcccaagataacagcTCAGAGTTTTCTAATCTCTGcgattctccagctgtgatcctcgCAGAGCCTTTGGCcgctcaaactctcctcctcaccgtgcattaggacgatatagacacacctCGTCTTCCAGCcagatttgtaacatctttagtttACTGTAAactcttaattattgccctgatggtggatttttaatgctttagctcttttcttacagccactttctattttgtgaagctcaactattttgttctgcacatcagaactatattctttggttttactctttgtgatggatgattaagggaatttggcttATGTGTTCCTcatttataatcctgtggaacatggctggacaatttcatgaTCCTAATCACCCTGCTTtgctaaaaaaatctaaatatgaatgggaatatacttcagagatattttactcataagtgTTTACAGGGGTGCCagtaattgtggccaacatgcactggagaaaaaaatgtatctgtGAGATTTCCCTCCCACTTTCCATTGGTTTACTTCAAGAAaaggtgagaattttttttaattgaaagatcaaaaggaCAAACGATTAAGATTTTTAACAGCCGCCTTTGcttatatttaccaagggtgctaatatttgtattatatgaaatacaaacatgtttataatatgcatttcatataaaatactttttatagaaaatacatgtttttttcatacacacacacacacacacacacacacacacacacacacacacacacacacacatatatacatacatttttaaacattctagTGTCCAGTTGAGTACAGGTACACAAAAATGTGAAAGaaatttcaattttcttttttcatttcatatatttttttattttgtacagcttttatattatttactgtaaatgcataaaaatctttatatatatatatatatatatatatatatatatatatattcattttatttaaatacctacgtatataattttatgtaccaTTTCCATTTTTAACTTGTTTGCTTCTTTTCTCTTAGACTCACACTAGCTGCTCTTGGTCTCAAACTGAATGACTACTGGCGtgaaaagaaggaaaagaaagcGAAAGAGAGAGCATTTCAAGCCTTAGAGAGGAAAAGCAAAGAAGGGGATACTGAGGAaacagaggaagaggatgatgaagaggaagaagaggaggaagaagaagaagggtATGATTGTTTTCCTCCAAAACTTTTCACACAACAGTGTTGTCGTACCTGTTTTGTTCTGTTGGTGAGAGTCTATCCATCTGCCAGTAAGATGGCCAGAATAGCACCGTGGGTTTGTGGGTAAAAAATGAAAGATGGTGCAACCAAACTTGCTAAAAACTGACTATGTGTCTGTTAGACCACAAACCTTGCACATAAATGcatcacagaaaacacacacacaaaaagcatctTGTGATGGCAGAGTTCGAGTCGAGCTGTTAAATGCAGTTAGGCGGCCCTGAGAAACGTGAAACTGTTAATCACACGGCTTGAGCAGTAGCGTGGTTTATATCTGTGATGTCTGCGAGTAAACCATGCAACAACTAAAACATGCGATGCACATGACTGATCGCCACCAAGGTTCCCATGAAAACAAAACTGAGGTTTAGTTTTATTAGCTTTGCCAAAACCTAACATCAGGATACAAGGATAGTTTTCAATCACTGTCAAATGAGAAACAGGCTTTTTGAATAAACCGCTGCAgtgaggacattttttttaaaggccaaACTGTAGCTTTGCACCATCCTGGTTCCCAAAAAAACCCAATAGGATTCTTACACATTGTTGTTTTTCATCATAATAATCTTCCtaacttttatcaatttaaaatttATCAGATTTTATCAGATTTACTGTCCTCAACACACTCCGTAGTCCCATTAGACACTTGCTAGCAACCACCAAGTCAGGTAAAAGCCTTAAAAAATcactaatgtattttattttgtacaataaaacatgaaaatgtcttAAGCTTGTGTCAGACACTGACctttttcaggcatttaaccaaaaacccattgacttcTGGATGATGGAACTAGAAATGCTAAAATGCTATTTTCCAGGTTTTAAGCTACAAAATACATCTTTACTGTGTCAGTCTATATCGCCTGCCTCTGAGAAGCAATAGCAAGTATTAAATCATGGATTTGAAGCTGAAGTCAAGGCTAGTGGCTAGTCCTAGCTTTGTTTCAACTGGAACTACATCAACATGTGAACAAAAACTGCTCCTGTCAATGGCATAAATGTCCccccaaaatatataaaaactctacACGTAACACATTGAGCAGGTGTATTAATGGCTTTCTTGTATCCGAAGGGACGTGACGTGGATTCAGTGTGAGGACTGTTTGAAATGGAGAGGAATCAACACTCTCCTGTTTGCTGGAAGCGTTCCTGATCCGTTCAGATGCTGCATGCACCCGATACCACGCTTACAGTGAGTCCGTCCCCATATGATCACCTTAAGTTAAACTGGTATGTTTAGAATGCAGTACCATGCGTTATATTTGCACTATAGTATGTATACTGTGTGCATTAAGCaagttttctgtgtgaatgaagTATCCAGATGACCCTATCTGCTAGAATGtgtcattaaaaatactaaataacaaTATTTGTTTCAGAGTTACCTGGATTTGCTTGCTTTATTATAGTACACAGTATGCGGTAAAGCAGTACACTAGTATCCCATTCCAAACACACTGCTTTTCTTTACTTATTATTTAATCAGACTGCACAGAGTTAAGGCCTTTTACACAAAACCAGCTTAAAAATAGACAATAACCATAAGGAAAAGATAACTGGATCGCTGAAATGCGTATTGCATATTATGCTGTTTTTGTATTAACTTTAAAAGCGTGTCTTATTTATTCTTGTGCTTTTGTTGTGTAGGAGCTGTTTGTTACCAGAAGATACGGATGAAAATGCTGAAGTTAGAACACCCAGCTatgaaaaaacactcaaaaaacagTTAAGACAGTAAAATTGTctcttgtaaatttcacaaatgataAACGTCAAGTAAAACACTGAATTGAACATGAacttttgaagcagaaagactgaaatgaaGTCCAatgatctgttttatttacaactttacaaaCTTTACACTAATAGTGTGGCCCCACATTCTGATATCTGAGATTCTGAATGCATGCagtgttgatgtgtgttttgttgtgcgCAGGGAACACGCCTCGATCAAGAGAAGAGGAAGATCTCTGGAGGTATTCACCTCTATTTGTGTTTCAAATGAGGAAGTACCCGGTTCTCAGGACAGGAACTTGGGTTTCTGAATCTCACAAGTGTCAGGGTGTGATCGCACTTGCTGTGGGCTTGTTGACtcagttgtgtgtgtttggtctgtACAAATGTTTTCTGTAGGTCTGCGTGTGGCTGTCTTCTTTTGCATGTGGCAGACAtcacaaataatacatacaagTATGAATGTGAGAGCTTTGCCTATGCAAACGTCAAATGTTGGGGTGTGCGTCAGACTGTCATTGTTGGCAAAACGGCAGTATTTTGATACTGTAGTTTGCCAAGCGACCCAATAATTCATTCTGAAACTACGAGTAGGCTGTTTGTAATAgatcatttatttaatgcatttactaatgcattaactatataactattatataatatagttaatgCATCTAGAAATCACACTGTTTCATCCAAAGTTTTAGTAGTTGGTTCTGATGgctgcagttctttttttttttttgtggccatACAGAGGCATTTATAGAAATTACCTACATTAATGTGAACTGTCACTTCTAATTTTGGTTTTGACACATTGATCTCACTTGAGActataataagtgtgtgtgtgtgtgtgtgtgtgttgtagatgAGTAAAAGCCCAGTGCGTCCTCTCTGTCGAGGACTATCTGAACCTGCATCAGAGAGCAAACAGGATGAGGTCACCGTTATCATGACGACAGATACACAGGATGCAGGTGAGGATGGAGTCAGAGTTGCCGACACAGAAGAGGAGTCATCACCCTCCCCAAGGTCTGAAAGAGACACTACTCAACATTTACACGCATTAAAGAATCACTTTTGATCATCTTTGCTTGATGCATTGCATTGAACATGTTTAACAAACCTTGTTGTGTTCTGTGACAAACTACAGTATTTAAGTGGGTGATAGAGAGACCTTCAAGTGTGACTTCAAACTAGATGCATTATTAATTAGGAtgcttttaatatgttaaaaGTTTAACTTAGGGGTCAAGGTTAAGGGGTTAAATTATTGAATTCACTTGTTAAATGAATaacttattaaaagtaaataattggcagataatattttacacaaatttcgaagattttttttttttacaatataactgGGTCTTATTACATGAAAATCTAAAACTGTCTTTATactattagattttatatttattagattatAAATCATCAAGTTTAAAAACCCCAGGTTTAACTAAATTTTAACTAACTTTGCTCActtgtttttttagaaaaagaaggaaagaaacatGCTCAGACATTGAAAAGGGCAATAAGTCCCCAAACCATGCTGAAGCTCCAGACGTCCCATCTGAGGGAGAGACAGAAACAATGGACAAAATGCATGAAGGATCAGAGACAAACACCAGCACATCACCAGCAGCAGATACGGTGGCTCAGGAGGACAGTATTCAGCCAGAGGCCACGGTACTTGAGGGCTCCGTTGAGCCCCAGACGTCTCAGGGGCCACAGATGGCCAAAGATCAGCTTAGGATTCCCCCTCACCCTCTTTCACCACACACCTCCACAACCATGGCTCAGACGGTGGTCGTCACTCCTCTCAGCCGGCCGGGATTTCAGCCTGTGTCGCCATTGTTGGCAGACGGGTCGGACCGCACGGCTCTTGCTCAGAGACTCGCTCAGCTGGAGCGGGAAGCCAAGAGGCTAAAAAGAATTCTGGGCATCCGTGAGCTGGAGGTTGCCATGGTGACGGAGGCAGAAGGGGGCGGGCCTTCTGATGTCACCACGGGTGATTCAGTGTCATGTGAGCAAAATGCGGAAAGATTGAACCCAATGTCAGTTGAATCTAGGAGGGAGGAGCTTTCTGTTTGTCAGGTAAGGAATTCATATATTTGTACATCTTGTGAAAATTAGTGTGTGCGCCAATTGTTGTGAAGATCGACCTCAAGGTGGCGCTATAATAAGCAACTGATGCAATCAGAATTATTGTCTCTTCTGAATCCTTGTTTGAAGCCATATCAAGTGTATATCGAATGTGTTAGATTTAGtctcaaaaatgtattatatatttagaaatataaataccAATCAAAAAcagctataataaaataataatattttaaaaaaaaacaaacaatcaccCAACAATTGCTATAGTATATATTGCTTTGTGTGATTATTCTGaaaattctgtatatatattataaacaattaaGCAACCATAATTTGCTATAGTATGTTacagaaaatcattaaataatatacatatataaccacatatcaatatattataacaaaaaaaacaaacaaaacataatatactatataatatgtgattttatttaattaatctatacaaataaaatataataaatatacacctcacattttaatatattacttgggcaaaaatatataacaatataacaatcaAGAAGTTGAGGTTTGATATGTAGTACATTTCGCTTGGATATAGCAGTTgtataatttgttgttaatttgttaataaatttgagttattaattcatcatgtagattttaaaacctaaaaatttGGTTACAGTGATATGTTTGgtaaatcattaaacatttaacatcaGTAACGTACTATGTGTAGTTTTTAATTAGAGTGTCACCATATTCAATATACACCATATATCAATAGTACAACACATTTAATAAAGTAATCGTTTTAAATCCTTTTTAAATACCTTCAATCTGTAGAAATCAGATGAACTGGCAAACCGGCCACCATCCAGTTCATCCCCCATCCAGCAGGAGGCAGAAACGAGTCCGAGAGATGAGCTGTACTGGAGTAAGACATTAGCCAAACTCCAGAGTGAGAACCAGACGCTGCTAACTGATCTGAACGAGCTGAGAACAGAGAGAGACcaccttcttatttaaaaaacaaaaccaacggAGAGAccagaacacaaaaaaacacaaacacacccaaaaaaaCTTACAATAACTGACTACAACtgaacaaaacagcacaaaaaaaatctaatcttatttaaaaaacaaaaccaatgcaaaaacaaataattattatttgccattttctgacaatatttaagtttaaatcttgtatgtgtatatatatatatatatatatatatataataaatattgatatatatattaatatcatcacacacacaccacaaccacacTAAAAATTTGCACTACTACCGTTGAAATGTTTGGTATCAGTAATGACttaaaagtgttttctttaaagaaaagtctcttaagctcatcgaggctgcatttattagaggtcaaaaatattcaaaaaacaccattcttcaaaatgttattacaacacataaaaataaagtaaatctattttaaatcctTTAAAATACCTTCATGTCTGTAGATTTATTTAGAtgagatgtttatttaatttccgGCACCATTACGTTCATCCCCAATCCACGCAGGGGCGcagaattattagaaaaatatacctcgagtgtgcattatttttctaataattcaacagaccggagtcaattattctgcttatactacacctcaagacatcgatcagatgatatattagGGATTCGtccagtttttgtacttaaatcgctattgtaagtaggactatttcttctgcatctcatccgatgcctcttttgctggttccaaaacgtaATTTTacagctggtaatggaggctttgAGCCAGATAGCATTCTAACAGAGAGATGAaagaagttattagaaagagaacgagagaaagagaaagaaagagagagagcttgtgtgaaaaattaggctacctctgtgcgtccctcaacagagttctgcagcagcatctctaaacagcgctgttattacctcgctagtgagaaatgtgtatttacttttggaaaatcatctgtcatgttgtttttgttagtcctgtaatttccgttattacagttaactatgcgaagtgatatggaattgtaatgcggtcaagagagctgcctggaactacgttcgcgtTCACATGCGTTTCCCTGgcaataattgcacacctcagaacgttcgtcagccaatcagattcaagcattcaacggctcCATAGTGTaatccagtataaagtgtcacatgatccaacgtgctggtggtggggggggatacttttttcaggattctttgatgaataaaaagttaaaaagaacatttattcaaaatataaatcttttctaatataaatctttgctatcacttcttaacaatctaacatccttgctgaataaatgttttaattttttttaaaaaagaaagaataaaaatgtactgaccccaaacttttgaactgtagtgtatattgttagaaaagatttttattttacataaatgctcttctttttaactttttattcatcaaataatcctgtaaaaaaggtatcacaggttccaaaaaaatattaaacagcacaacagtttccagcactgataatagatcagcatatcagaatgatttctgaaggatcatgtgacactgaagactggagttatgatgctgaaaattcagctttgcatcacaggaataaattagattttaatgtatattaaaattgaaaaacattatttaacatcataataatatttcacagtattacattttttcttgtatttttgatcaaataaatgcagccttaatgagcagaagaaactcctgtaaaaacataaaaaatcgttctaaaaaaactttttgtgtcTGATTACAGCTGGACAAAATAGCTAAAACAacccattattttatattagtatttgtttttttttctctttttttattacatatttctttttaaatatttgactttatagatctatatatattttatatattagtttttttttgaaggacaattaaaaaatttttattcagcacaaaggcattaaattgatcataagtgacagtaaagacatttataatattgcaagagattttaatttcaaataaatgcttttttaatatgcatcacattttccccaaaaatattaagcagcacatctgttttcgaCATTTatcataatcagaaatgtttcttgagcagcaaatcagcatattagaatgatttctgaaggatcatgtgacactgaagaccggagtaatgaaaaaaaaaatttagctttgatcacaggaataaattacatttaaaacatattcaaatagtaataaatttaactattattaaatataatacttaataaatttaaaaaatatatataaacaaacaaataaaaaaatgcaactatCATTCAACTCTCACAAAAGTGTGACGCTGGAGAGGTTGCGGtctgtgtgtaatatatatacatatatataatatatattatatatatcatatatatatatgatataatatatatatatatatactatacacacGTATGAACTGTCTTTATCATTCCACTCTGACAGCAGTGTGACGCTGGAGAGGTTGCGGTCTATCCGTCAGAATGTGGTTGCATTATTGTCGTCCATCCTGCCGAGCCTGGATATGCAGGGAATCAGCTACGACACGACTGATGTAGACAGCATCCTACAGCAGATCATACAGGCCAACAACCTGTGATCCTTCAGCCACATTACAGAGCAGTGGCTGCCTTATCACACACAAGCTTTTGGGatcaacaaataacaaaattcaGCTGAAACCATACAGAAAGCAGAAGTTTGAAGGACAGATTTGAGACAGATCGGTCACTGCAAATTTGGTGCATGGAAATAACAGCATTAAaaggtctctttttttttttcataaacatttgttttattgcagGTAAAAGCTACTAttcatttcacacacaaacacatttaaataattattctgaAAGCTCACATTCATGTAAATAACATGCATGGATCTGACCAAAATGCCTGCTGTCTCTCCAGTGCTGCAAGTTGAACTAATTTCACAATCGTGTCTCAAACATTTGAGGTTTCACACAGACACTTCATTGCTTTTCGTTTCAGCTGCATTGCTCTTCTAGCACTTCAATACACGCATCTGTAGACAGCTTTCTGattatatttaaactgtttttaaaggaatagttcaccccaaaattaaaaattgcctaaaatgtaaTGTACCCTCTGGacatgcaagatgtagatgagtttgtttcttcatgggaacagatttggagaaatgtagcattgcatcacttgctcaccaatggatcctctgcagtgaatgggtgccgtcagaatcagagtccaaacatctgattaaaaacatcacaataatccacaagtaatccacatcactccagtccatcagttaacatcttgtgaagtaaaaggCTGTGTTTATAAGacacaaatccattattaaggcaGTTTAACTGACTTCcggccaaaatacgagtccataatccataatat
Encoded here:
- the LOC109082188 gene encoding LOW QUALITY PROTEIN: MORC family CW-type zinc finger protein 3-like (The sequence of the model RefSeq protein was modified relative to this genomic sequence to represent the inferred CDS: inserted 1 base in 1 codon) codes for the protein MMARLSEHGIRLSSMSPSYLESNSTSHTWPFSAVAELIDNASDPGVTAKNIWIDVVTVREQLCLSFMDNGSGMTPNKLHKMLSFGFTEKGSSKSSHQPIGVYGNGFKSGSMRLGRDALIFTKNGGCQSVGMLSQSFLQAIKAQAVIVPIAPFNQQTKTLVVTEDSEASLRAILKYSLFQSISELQEQLDSIQGKKGTKILIWNIRRNKDGKPEFDFDTDAEDIRLPEIRSEETQAKWRRDYYKQRRDSNDVPEMEFSLRAYLSILYLKPRIQIVLRQKKVQTKLISKSLSMIENDVYKPQFINERVKITFGFNRKNKEHYGIMMYHKNRLIKAHQKVGCQIKLSGQRSGVGVIGVIECNFLKPAHNKQDFEYTKEYRLTLAALGLKLNDYWREKKEKKAKERAFQALERKSKEGDTEETEEEDDEEEEEEEEEEGDVTWIQCEDCLKWRGINTLLFAGSVPDPFRCCMHPIPRLQSCLLPEDTDENAEVRTPSYEKTLKKQEHASIKRRGRSLEMSKSPVRPLCRGLSEPASESKQDEVTVIMTTDTQDAGEDGVRVADTEEESSPSPRKRRKETCSDIEKGNKSPNHAEAPDVPSEGETETMDKMHEGSETNTSTSPAADTVAQEDSIQPEATVLEGSVEPQTSQGPQMAKDQLRIPPHPLSPHTSTTMAQTVVVTPLSRPGFQPVSPLLADGSDRTALAQRLAQLEREAKRLKRILGIRELEVAMVTEAEGGGPSDVTTGDSVSCEQNAERLNPMSVESRREELSVCQKSDELANRPPSSSSPIQQEAETSPRDELYWSKTLAKLQSENQTLLTDLNELRTERDHLLXLKNKTNGETRTQKNTNTPKKTYNSSVTLERLRSIRQNVVALLSSILPSLDMQGISYDTTDVDSILQQIIQANNL